The following coding sequences are from one Plasmodium sp. gorilla clade G2 genome assembly, chromosome: 1 window:
- a CDS encoding FAD-linked sulfhydryl oxidase ERV1, putative produces MDIEKCYEQSCKNRDKKNESNINGLYENKKKQIYPPDRDEIGRASWMILHTISANFPDNPSENDKIKHTRFFYAFSNLYPCHICKLDLLNILKKYHLNCNNKIMFSTFIFNLHNMINQEIGKDLYPCHDIQTIIDKYKTID; encoded by the coding sequence ATGGATATTGAAAAGTGCTATGAACAGTCATGTAAGAACAGAGATAAAAAGAATGAATCTAATATAAATggtttatatgaaaataagaaGAAACAAATATATCCACCTGATAGAGATGAAATTGGTAGAGCATCCTGGATGATTTTACACACGATATCTGCTAACTTTCCAGATAATCCATcagaaaatgataaaataaaacatacgAGATTTTTTTATGCTTTTTCAAATTTATATCCTTGTCATATTTGTAAATtagatttattaaatattttaaaaaaatatcatttaaattgtaacaataaaattatgttttcaacttttatttttaatttacataatatGATCAATCAAGAAATTGGTAAAGACCTCTATCCATGTCACGATATACAAACCATAATTGACAAATACAAAACGATCGATTAG
- a CDS encoding DNA-directed RNA polymerase 2, putative has translation MAEVRFCEECNNILYAKSDKKSKKLIYVCRSCEYISLKPNENNNIVARINYNYDRKEDIYIHPETKNDPALGRVRDWTCKQCGNNEAVFLQLAEKISYNPMALIYVCTNKNCYYWEKEAQKINDDNYFKSDKSSDISEDEDLSNKNFFIKREKDNISLLNHDGYIKKNKKTWRTIKEEGDDDDDDEDEKKNKQEEEEGNKLQQELYKILNLNDKKSNDELQNEVQSEVENDYDINVEEYFCEE, from the exons atgGCTGAAGTACGATTCTGTGAggaatgtaataatattttatatgccAAGAGTGACAAGAAAAGTAAAAAGTTGATATATGTTTGTAGGAGCTGTGAATATATATCACTGAAaccaaatgaaaataataatattgtggCAAGGATAAATTATAACTACGACagaaa agaagatatttatattcatccaGAAACAAAAAACGATCCAGCTTTAGGACGTGTGAGAGATTGGACTTGTAAACAATGTGGAAATAATGAAGCTGTATTTTTACAGCTAGCTGAAAAGATAAGTTATAATCCTATGGccttaatatatgtatgtacaaataaaaattgttattattggGAGAAAGAAGCtcaaaaaattaatgatgataattattttaaaagtgATAAATCATCTGATATTTCTGAAGATGAAGatttatcaaataaaaacttttttattaaacgtgaaaaagataatatcTCTTTATTAAATCATGATGGTTATatcaagaaaaataaaaagacatGGAGAACTATAAAAGAAGAAGgggatgatgatgatgatgatgaagatgaaaaaaaaaataaacaagaaGAGGAAGAAGGAAATAAATTACAACAAGAattgtataaaatattaaatcttAATGATAAAAAGTCAAATGACGAATTACAAAATGAGGTACAATCAGAAGTAGAAAATGATTATGACATTAACGTGGAGGAATATTTCTGTGAagaatga
- a CDS encoding phosphatidate cytidylyltransferase, putative, which produces MINILVIVIITITQVKKRIFLCSHFTYIWILLTVVCNILIVSFMYHEKNKKKKEKEKERERERKKEEDKKYKNKNIYTILYPFIKIGKYYENEKETIMLDKNKNNFLNLYQNNKISIVKLFCYIYINNIIPYLFLPFFSTILIHNYDILEYDVSKLSVVFINIFSLSSVLLRYIKIHFLRYIICMLFFFLFAINLFHISEKIVHIFFLCFVLNFVFYHVLFISAFQFTNKVFSFLEGLTVCIICCVLLNCSFYCLYFENLHKQIIPNVLMIFISKMFLSLFIYGGICCFCCLSNDIKKKEKKNIYIIFISSILFFLYNLYNLFSYQYDAIKKKDINTFYVLTNILISKMNYLLIVAWIIITISYLIYINSLIKKKKKLPYVRKHYHFLLFTNVYLSFITNKVDVLIIFLSFCFFLFIFIELIRKVFEHFLPSCKVIKNFISRFIDERDNKGLVVTHIYLLTGVYIPILIDTIFNNNNYIKRRNQSIFNFNKANFMLYSSALNTICIGDSMAAIGGMLYPWPKIKNTNNKSFAGSLFFFISTFISLLVFNYPFESNVLSHINIFFTISIFGALFEAYIHDIDNLILPIFTFCVYLSLEK; this is translated from the exons atgataaatattttggtaatagtaataataacaattacTCAAGTGAAAAAGAGAATTTTTCTTTGTTCacattttacatatatatggatTTTATTAACTGTCGtgtgtaatatattaattgttTCTTTTATGTACcatgagaaaaataaaaaaaagaaagagaaaGAGAAAGAGAGAGAGAGAGAGAGAAAGAAAGAAGaagacaaaaaatataaaaataaaaatatatataccattTTATATCCCTTTATTAAAATaggaaaatattatgaaaatgaaaaagaaacgATTATGTtggataaaaataagaataattttttaaatttatatcaaaacaataaaattagTATAGtcaaattattttgttatatatatattaacaatattattCCTTATTTGTTTCTTCCATTTTTTTCAACCATTTTGATACACAATTATGATATTTTGGAATATG atgTTTCCAAATTATCAgttgtttttataaacatattttctCTTTCCAGTGTGTTGCTAAGATATATTAAGATTCATTTtttaagatatataatatgtatgttattttttttcctctttGCAATAA aTTTGTTTCATATCAGTGAAAAAAtagttcatatattttttctctgTTTTGTATTGAACTTTGTCTTTTAtcatgtattatttatatctgcTTTTCAATTCACAAACAa gGTGTTTTCCTTCTTGGAAGGATTGACAGTGTGCATTATTTGCTGCGTCTTATTGAACTGTTCATTTTATTGTCTTTATTTTGAAAACTTACATAAACAAATAATTCCAAATGTGTTGATGATATTTATCAGTAAAATG TTTTTGAGCTTGTTCATTTATGGGGGAATATGCTGCTTCTGTTGTTTGTcgaatgatataaaaaaaaaagaaaaaaaaaatatatatataatttttatatcgtccatattattttttttgtataacttatataatttgttttcCTATCAGTATGatgcaataaaaaaaaaag ATATAAATACCTTTTACGTCCtcacaaatatattaatatctaAGATGAATTATCTTTTAATTGTTGCTTGGATTATTATAACTATAAgctatttaatatatattaacagtcttataaaaaaaaagaaaaagctTCCTTATGTTAGGAAGCACTATcactttcttttatttacaaatgtgtatttatcatttataacGAATAag GTTGACGttctaataatatttctttccttttgtttttttcttttcatttttattgaGCTTATAAGAAAAGTATTTGAACATTTTCTTCCATCATgtaaagtaataaaaaattttatatccag ATTTATAGATGAGAGGGATAATAAAGGATTGGTTGTTACtcatatttatcttttaacggg gGTATATATACCCATTTTAATAGATACAAtatttaataacaataattatataaagagaAGAAATCAAAgtattttcaattttaataaagctaattttatgttatatagCTCGGCATTGAACACAATATGTATAGGGGATTCAAtg gcTGCCATTGGAGGTATGCTATATCCATGGcctaaaataaaaaacacaaataataaatccTTTGCAG gttccttatttttttttattagtacatttatttcattaCTTGTTTTTAACTATCCATTTGAA tCGAACGTTTTATCACacataaacatattttttacaatatCTATATTTGGGGCCCTCTTcgaa gCCTATATTCACGATATCGATAATTTAATCCTTCCCATATTTACCTTTTGTGTTTATCTAAGTcttgaaaaataa
- a CDS encoding selenocysteine-specific elongation factor selB homologue, putative, with translation MININVGVLGHVDSGKTSLCKCLSEILSTCALDKHKESKERGITIDLGFSSFYIKKKIKYNYNVNHKKEIETNLQNYQENDKNDLLFYKREEKYESHNIEYDNMINIDSNEEYKNSENTNLNYDTNNIYFYDEEIIQICLVDCPGHYSLLKTIIMGSEITDIILLVIDINKGIQKQTIECLVLCKIINSDIIIVLNKIDLIPLHLREKKINSMKKKIQQAFYKFKSLQKLKYHIVSISAYVKGKDNKGDQEKKLSDDNMEGKNKTLSDDNMEGKNKTLSDDNMEGKNKTLSDDNMEGKNKTLSDDNMEDQKQTLSDDNMKENVNTLNKEHIVSYNKSSSDISSTNKTINIKEIINVLSDVIKIPEREISTYEDFYFLYDHSFNIKGKGTIFTGTVIKGKIKINCNVNILSLNEIGKVKEIQSFKKKVHEGKKGSRLSLLILNNSIKNLKKNERGVIVYETSNISYFSMFICKVKQVEFYKKNINNSEHLICIIGFSSTECYGYFFKKLKNKNQTNVSKKINYEKNSQQDNVFPSISGGALNSDDKFDKKGNYLLIDRLSYDDDNNKSDHCDDDDNNKSDHCDDIYFLVIMKKRIHCFEKEKCIFLKNDEQINCRICLYGEIIEIIDKNCLYKKDDSFVFNKQPNIYKYEEYKDFKILKEKNKKGYIDKIVDEHTIICKNLFQSSNQVNPYIDKKIYIIKSTNDSKNVNAKNINTTNEYTSNILHTGTIIKPFAKQGKVIVSFDDDISYLKNDFKSYIFLLLYYKDVFSKKNVFL, from the coding sequence atgattaatattaatGTAGGTGTTTTAGGTCATGTGGATTCTGGAAAAACTAGCCTCTGTAAATGTTTGAGCGAGATTTTAAGTACATGCGCCCTAGATAAACATAAAGAAAGCAAAGAAAGAGGAATAACTATCGACCTTggtttttcttctttctatataaagaaaaaaataaaatataattataatgtaaATCATAAAAAGGAAATCGAAACaaatttacaaaattatcaagagaatgataaaaatgatcttttattttataaaagagaagaaaaatatgaatcacataatatagaatatgataatatgataaatattgattctaatgaagaatataaaaatagtgaGAATACCAATTTGAATTATGatactaataatatatatttttatgatgaagaaataattcaaatatgtTTAGTTGATTGTCCAGGACATTATTCTCTTTTAAAAACTATTATTATGGGATCGGAAATTACAGATATTATCTTATTAGTcatagatataaataaaggcATACAAAAACAAACTATAGAATGTCTAGtattatgtaaaataatCAATAgcgatattattattgtcttaaataaaattgatcTTATACCTCTACATctaagagaaaaaaaaattaattcaatgaagaaaaaaatacaacaagcattttataaatttaagtCCCTACAAAAGTTGAAGTACCACATTGTTAGCATATCGGCATATGTAAAAGGAAAAGATAATAAAGGGgatcaagaaaaaaaattaagtgatgataatatggagggtaaaaataaaacattaagtgatgataatatggagggtaaaaataaaacattaagtgatgataatatggagggtaaaaataaaacattaagtgatgataatatggagggtaaaaataaaacattaagtgatgataatatggaGGATCAAAAACAAACATtaagtgatgataatatgaaagaaaatgTTAACACATTAAATAAAGAACACATTGTTTCATACAATAAATCATCGTCAGATATATCTTCTACCAATAAAAccataaatattaaagaaataataaatgttcttagtgatgttataaaaataccAGAAAGAGAAATTTCAACATATGaagatttttattttttatatgatcattcttttaatattaaaggGAAAGGAACAATCTTTACAGGCACTGTAATCAAAgggaagataaaaataaattgtaatgttaacatattatcattaaatgAAATCGGAAAGGTTAAAGAAATACaaagttttaaaaaaaaagtacatgAGGGGAAAAAAGGAAGCCGATTAtctcttttaatattaaacaatagtataaaaaatttaaaaaaaaatgaaagaggTGTTATAGTATATGAAACgtcaaatatatcatatttttcaatGTTTATATGTAAAGTCAAACAAGTCgagttttataaaaaaaacataaataattcaGAACAtcttatttgtattattggATTTTCTTCAACAGAGTGTTAtggatatttttttaaaaaattaaaaaataaaaatcaaacAAATGTATctaaaaagataaattatgaaaaaaattcacAACAGGATAATGTGTTCCCATCCATATCAGGAGGAGCATTAAATAGTGATGATAAGTTTGATAAGAAAGGAAATTATTTACTTATAGATAGGCTTtcttatgatgatgataataataagagtGACCATtgtgatgatgatgataataataaaagtgatCACTGTgatgatatttattttcttgttattatgaaaaaaagaattcatTGCTtcgaaaaagaaaaatgcatattcttaaaaaatgacgaacaaataaattgtagaatatgtttatatggaGAAATTATCGAAATTATTGATAAgaattgtttatataaaaaagatgattcttttgtttttaataaacaaccaaacatttataaatatgaagaatataaagattttaaaatacttaaagaaaaaaataaaaaaggatatatcGATAAAATTGTAGATGAACATactattatatgtaaaaatttatttcaaTCATCCAATCAGGTTAATccatatatagataaaaaaatttatattattaaatctACAAATGAttcaaaaaatgtaaatgcaaaaaatataaatacaacaAATGAATATACTTCTAATATATTACACACCGGTACTATCATAAAACCCTTTGCCAAACAAGGAAAAGTTATAGTTTCTTTTGATGATGATATTTCTTATCTTAAGAATGATTTCAAgtcttatatatttcttttgttatattataaagatgTATTTTCTAAAAAGAACGTATTTCTATAA
- a CDS encoding phenylalanine--tRNA ligase alpha subunit, translating to MSTNNVEDKKNEELYNFLSILEEEFKLSKIENNNNDDDVNKREDNIEYYKKLKDEKGLDVLLNEYTTSLKISKKYNIDHNKVMGMIKKLETLYYIINVIKSFNTYHLNEEGIQYLKEGSPEFIVIKYVIENNKCTLEDLKKNLGKIGDIGLNTNLKNRTIQLNKADKSLTSNSNINDIQDFTQIYLNIISQYGHDEELLFVHLKNEIHKKNQLNNDKMKNSCKDDNNIINNLIQDLKKRKLLEIKKNSYSHVIKTSIFKKDIKKQITDINYLLLKNEEYKKYDIKKYNFFSSGKKINKGNIHLLTKQMRTFKDIFFSLGFEEMETHNYVESSFWCFDALYIPQQHPSRDLQDTFFIKEPEYCMNKFVDTQYIDNISRVHTYGDYGSFGWNYKWKLEESKKNVLRTHTTANSCRALFKLAKEYKETGSIKPKKYFSIDRVFRNENLDSTHLAEFHQVEGLIIDKNIGLSHLIGTLAAFYKYIGIHKLKFKPTFNPYTEPSMEIYGYHEESKKWLEVGNSGIFRPEMLRSMGFSEEVSVIAWGLSLERPTMIKYNIKNIRDLFGYKSVV from the coding sequence ATGAGTACCAATAATGTGgaggataaaaaaaatgaggagttatataatttcttaagCATACTTGAAGAAGAATTTAAATTGAGTAagatagaaaataataataatgacgaTGATGTTAATAAAAGAGAAGATAAtattgaatattataaaaaattaaaagatgaGAAAGGATTAGATGTACTTCTAAATGAATATACAACATCCTTAAAGATAagtaagaaatataatatagatcATAATAAAGTAATGGGTATGATTAAAAAACTGGAAaccttatattatattattaatgttaTTAAATCTTTTAATACTTATCATTTGAATGAAGAAGGTAtacaatatttaaaagaaggTTCTCCTGAATTTAttgttataaaatatgtaattgaaaataataaatgtacattagaagatttaaaaaagaacCTTGGAAAAATAGGAGATATAGGTTTAAATACGAATTTGAAAAATCGTACTATTCAATTAAATAAAGCTGATAAATCTTTAactagtaatagtaatataaatgatatacaaGACTTTactcaaatatatttaaatataataagtcAATATGGCCATgatgaagaattattatttgtacatttaaaaaatgaaattcaTAAGAAGAAtcaattaaataatgataaaatgaaaaattcttgtaaagatgataataatattattaacaatTTAATAcaagatttaaaaaaaaggaaattattagaaataaaaaaaaattcatatagCCATGTAATTAAAACaagtatttttaaaaaagatattaaaaaacaaattacagatataaattatttattattaaaaaatgaagaatataaaaaatatgatataaaaaaatataattttttttcaagtgGGAAAAAAATCAACAAAGGAAATATTCATCTTTTAACAAAACAAATGAGAACTTTtaaagatatttttttttccttaggATTTGAAGAAATGGAAACTCATAATTATGTTGAATCATCTTTTTGGTGTTTTGATGCTTTATATATTCCACAACAGCATCCAAGTAGAGATTTACAAgatactttttttataaaagaacCAGAATATTGTATGAATAAATTTGTAGATACAcaatatattgataatatttcaAGAGTACATACATATGGTGATTATGGAAGTTTTGGATGGAATTATAAATGGAAATTAGaagaaagtaaaaaaaatgttttaagAACTCATACTACAGCAAATTCTTGTAGAGCCTTATTTAAACTAGCCaaagaatataaagaaaCAGGATCtataaaaccaaaaaaatattttagtaTTGATCGTGTTTTTAGAAATGAAAATCTAGATAGTACCCATTTAGCTGAATTTCATCAAGTAGAAGGACTTATTATCGATAAAAATATTGGACTTTCTCATTTAATAGGAACATTAGCAgctttttataaatacataggTATTCACAAACTAAAATTTAAACCTACTTTTAATCCATATACAGAACCATCTATGGAAATATATGGATATCATGAGGAGAGTAAAAAGTGGCTAGAAGTTGGAAATAGTGGAATCTTTAGACCAGAAATGTTAAGATCCATGGGATTCTCTGAAGAAGTATCTGTAATAGCCTGGGGGCTAAGTTTGGAGAGACCAACAATGATTAagtataacataaaaaatattagggACCTTTTTGGATATAAAAGTGttgtatga
- a CDS encoding cold-shock protein, putative, producing MLRGKIHIHFNGYKKYFFSQLINKKKYDKITGNVIMFDKRKGYGFIKPNDGGPDIFVHYTDICQSRTFEVTNEEKKKLAWNASMEDIKQKKEEYNFEHDNKNNKKKEIKKEFKYLVPGERVKFSVIYDEKSNSSKAINVDYID from the exons ATGCTTAGAGGGAAAATTCACATTCATTTTAAtggttataaaaaatattttttttctcaattaataaataaaaagaaatatgataaaataacaGGAAATGTTATCATGTTTGATAAGAGGAAAGGTTATGGTTTTATAA aaCCAAACGACGGAGGGCCAGACATTTTCGTACATTATACTGACATTTGTCAAA GTAGAACCTTTGAAGTTACAaatgaagagaaaaaaaaattagcaTGGAATGCAAGTATGGAAGATATAAAGCAAAAGAAGGAGGAATATAACTTTGaacatgataataaaaataataaaaaaaaagaaattaaaaaagaatttaaatatttggTACCAGGAGAAAGAGTCAAATTTTCCGTAATATACGATGAAAAAAGTAATTCAAGTAAAGCTATAAATGTTGATTATATAGATTAA
- a CDS encoding N-acetyltransferase, putative: MASYQYFSYIDLYKVNNVNLDPFTEVFNDKFYLRYIYKWPHMNIITKEIDDHTSGYILGKEEGFGKDYHGHVTALSIEEDSRRTGKGVDLMTEFEKITQIIHKGNFVDLFVRVSNNPAINMYKKLGYVINEEIINYYCGNESALDMRKYLDITNS; the protein is encoded by the exons atggctagttatcaatattttagctatatagatttatataaagTGAACAATGTGAATTTAGACCCCTTTACGGAAGTATTTAatgataaattttatttgagatatatttataaatggcCTCATATGAATATCATAACAAAAGAAATAGATGATCATACAAGTGGATATATTTTAG gGAAGGAAGAAGGGTTTGGAAAGGACTATCATGGGCATGTGACTGCTTTATCCATTGAAGAGGACAGCAGACGAACAGGCAAAGGAGTTGATTTAATGACTGAATTTGAAAAGATAACtcaaataatacataaagGAAATTTTGTAGATTTATTTGTTCGAGTGTCTAACAACCCAgctataaatatgtataaaaaattagGTTATGTAATTAATGAggaaattattaattattattgtggTAATGAAAGTGCTCTTGATATGAGGAAATATCTAGACATAACAAATTCATga